DNA sequence from the Methanobacterium petrolearium genome:
AGGGTATTAGAGATTATGGGGCTAAGTTAAGAGTATAAAACACGTTAATAATACGTTATATGAGTCACGTTGAATAAGGGAGTATGTTAAGATTTAAGTGAACTACGATTAAATCTTTCCGGCTTTTTCAAGTGCTTCGTTGTACCCTTTTTTAAACCCTATCTTGTAACCTTCTTTAAAAAGCTCTAAAGAGAATTCTCTCAGCCTTTCATTTTCTTTTTCGCAGTTTCGTTTATTTTTCTTAAACTGTTGCGTTTTTGAAGGTTCTTTATTTTTTAGTTTTTCCATATTCAATCCTCAATCACTTTTTAGGATAAATGATGGTAGAGGTGCACCTCTTATTCTGTTTGGGTTCTTTCTTCTCACTCAATATTAAGGATTTAACACTATATAACTATTGCTATTTGTGGTTTGAAATACACATTTAGTGTCCAAAAGTTGGGGAATTATAAAATTAAAACCTTGATCTTGTCACTTCATGTGTTTTTAAAGAAGATGTTTTCAAGAAATAATATTCAATCAAAATGGTTATAACAAGTTAAAAAAGTTTTAACCTTCTTGATGGTGGATACTTTTTGTTTAAAGCATCCCTTTCCGAATATTTTTTTAATAATTATCTTTTCAAGGTTCCCTTTCTGGATTTAAAATTCTTAATTGTTATTAGTTAGGGAGTTTATATTAATTAAATGATCAAATATGTGCTGATGGATATTGATCGAGGGGGTGATTTAAATGGCATATTTTCGAGAAAAAATTGAAACCATGCCTCGAAATGAGTTGGATGCCGTGTTGGATGAGCGCGTCCGCTATACAGTTGCTTATGCTGCAGAAAATTCTATTTTTTATCGTAAATGGTTCCAGAAAAATAACATAAATCCTGCGGATATCAGGGAACACGAAGATCTGCGGGAATTACCAATTATCTCTGGGAAAACAGTTCGTAAACACCAGCCACTAGAAACTGATGACTTTGAATTCAGATCTGTTGATTGGGATGAAGTTTACACCATTCATGAGACCAGTGGGACCAGTGGAACACCCAAGTCATTTTTTTTAACTGGAGAGGATTGGGATCGATATTCTGAGAAGTACGCTCGGTCATTTGTCAGTCAAAACTTCGGTCCGGGAGATAAAGTGGTGGTGTGTGCTTCTTATGGTATGAATGTGGGGGCCAGCACCATGACTCTTGCTGCCCAGAAAATGGGAATGACCATAATTCCGGAGGGTAAATGCACGTTTCCAGTACGTATCATGAAGAATTATCAGCCTACCGGTATCGTGGGCAGTGTTTTTAAACTCATCCGTCTGGCTCGAAGAATGGAAAAGGAAGGTATGAACCCTCAGGAATCCAGTATAAAACGCCTTGTTGCTGGTGGTGAGAGTTTTGCTGAAGAATCTCGTGCCTATGTGGAAAAATTATGGGATGTGCCGGTTTACAACACCTATGGTAGCACCGAAGGAACCATGTGTGGAGAGTGCCATGAGAAGGTAGGACTCCATGTACCGGAAGATATGGTGCATCTGGATGTTTATAACCCTCAAATGGAGGATTTCATTGCAGATGGGGAATGTGGAAGAATGGTTTTAACTACTCTACTTTCTCCTGGTGACAAAACTGGCACGTTACTTTTGAATTATGATACTGAAGATACCACAGTGGTGGTAAGCAGGGATAAATGTCCCTGTGGCCGTACACACATGCGAATACTTAATCCAGAAAGAGAGGCAGAAACAGCCTGGGTGATGGGTGCACCCTTTAACAGGGTTGATATTGAAAGAGGTGTTTTTCAAACGGGTAACATGGACTATTTAACTGGGGAATATGAGGCATTTCTCTATGGGGATGAAGAAGAAGTTACCCTCAGGGTGAGTATGGAGTGTCATGATGTCAAAAACTGCCCACAGGAACTTGTTCAGGAGAATTTTTTGAAAACTTTCCTTCAGTACAAAATTGCCCTATCTGAAGCATATCATGATGGTAGTTTTAACATCCTCTTTAATTTTACTGGACCTGGTGGTCTTGAATTTTATAAGATCAGGGGAAGACCTAAGCGTTTGGTTGATCGTCGGTGAGAGTAAATGGATTGACATATGAATTCATTTTTCTCCATAGAACTACGGAAATCCATAGACCTATAATGAAATGTATTGGGATACTTGGAATTGAATGGTCTTGATTCAGGTAGTTTCCACAAAATTTCATGGTTAGAAACTACTTTTACCCTAATCTATCTTTTACCCTAATAATAATCAAAGACCTGAACAGTCCAATTCACCTGATTTGCTGGAGTATCAGGAACATCAATGTTCACTGAGTAACTTCCTGGCTGAACATTGGATTGCAAACTCATAGCCTTAAGAGAAGTGTCAGCTCCTTTCCATGCCAGATCATCAGAGGATATAATACCACTAACACCGTAGATTTCGCACTTTAGACTGGTATCTTGTTTCAGGGGTTGGGCAGTGATATAAACCTTAACTTTACTTCCTTCAATCTGAAAAGACATTAAATCATCTGAATTTCCATTGTAAATAGCGATCTGCTGCCATGATGCATGTCCAGAAAGGTAAGAATCATTATCAGATATCGAACTATGAGTTCCAGGCCATAAAATGGCAACAGTAACGATAAACAGTATCAAAATACCAACACCCAAAATTTTCAAATTTTTAACCGTAAAACCTCCCTTATCATCCTTTTTTGAATCAGAAGGCATTTGAAACTTGAGGGGTTCGCCACAAAACTCGCAGATAACAGCATCATTCGGATTTTCATGTCGACATTTAGGGCAAATCATTTTCATTCACCAGTTCTTTTTTAAAAACAATTTCATGGATAATTTGTTACTTAAAGATATTATACTTTATTTCATTCCTGATGATAAGGTATGGCTATTAAGCTGATGGTAGTAAGATATGCTATTAAAAATAGTCCTGTTTGAGGATTGGCATACAAATAATATTCAATCAGCCTTGTAAACATTCGAACTATTTTCAAAACGAATTTTTGAGATTTAAAAATAAAAATTAGCGGGATGAAATTATTTATTAGGACTTTGCACTTCTAAAATCTGTATAGAATGGGTAGGGCAGTTCATCTGACAATCCAAACATCCACAACACCCGGCACTGTTTATATGGCATTTCAAATCCACAATAGAAATGTTATTCATTAGGCACACATCTGCACAAACACCACAACCAATGCAACTGTCTTTTACATTGGCTTTAAACTCTTCTTCAATCAAAATATCCACAATAGTCCGGGTATTTTCAAGATCACCAGTTAAAGAATAGGTAACATGTAAGAAATCCCTGTTACAACAGTTTGTTATTGACTCTGCAACTTCAATGGAGTTCCAAGAGAGATTCCTTCCATTCAAATAATGTGAAACTGTTGATCGATCCATACCAAGCTTATTAGCAATATCTTTTTGGAAATAGCCCTTTTCTCTGAGCTTAACCGCCGCCAGGTACTTCAATCCAGATGCAATATGTTTTGGCATTATCTCCACCATGTGTGTTAATTACACATTAATCAAGGTTTAATATTTATAGATTGCTACTGTGAGTGAATAGATCTGTCCAAATTTGTCATTTTAATCACTCAACTATGGATGGTAGATATGATAATTAAAAAAAATGAAGGACAGTATTGATATTAAATCATCAACATCCAATTAAAAATTTAACAACACCCATTGATAGTCAGATTCAGTTTATCCACTCCAAAAACAAATTCCTTGTTTTGTTCTTTAACCAAACTATAAGCCTGATCTTTAAATGATTCGTAAACAATGGAAGGCACACCCTTTTTAATGAGAGGTACAGTACAATAATTTGGGCTTGTTGCTGATGCTGGAGAATAATATGGAACATTTTTAAGGGTATTTGTTAAGTTATGAGCAATTTCAATCGAGGAATATTCCTCTATTGGGGTGAATAAGAAGACCTTTTTGGAGTATTCACCATCAGTACCATGAACATCAATGGCAAGACGAAAGTTATCATTGGCAATGTCTGGAACCACATACTTATTGGCAAGGAATTGTCCGTTCATCCTTCCTTTAGCATAATCATTGGCATACTGGGTCACATTAATGCGATAGAAATAATAACAGTATTTAAAAGAAGCAGAATTTTCTTTAACATTCTCGCTGATGGCTTTGTGTGCAACCCATTCACGGGGATGTTCACCTAAAATGTAAGCTATCTTAACTGATGAACTGCAGTTACCGTAAGGCCCTTCTTTCACCACGTTACCGTATGTTTCATTTCCAATGACTTTTCGAATGACTGGTTGGGTGAATGGAGTGTCTTCTGTAGAATAAACATTATAGATGGGTAATATAACCACTAAAAACAGGCAAAAAATTGAAATCAATCCAAAAACTAGTTTATGGTGTTTGTATGAGGTTATATTATTATTTAACTCCTTAAATTCTCTTTTTAACTTTTTGAACTTATCTTTCAATCTAATCGCCCTTAATGGCATAATAAAAATAAGAATTGCCATAACTAAAAAAGGGTATTAGTATTTTTTATTTATAAATATTTTCAAATCCAAGTCTTAGTGGGGTTTTAAGATTCCGTGGGGATGTGAATTCAAGTCATCCCTACTATATTTCAAATGGTTATTAGCATAATTAGTATATTAAAAATGAACAGCAGAATTGAAAATCAGTACTCCATCTTTGGAGTGGAACTGAGTGGTAATCTATCATGTTAAACGCAGAAACATATCTAACCCCTCAAAAAGGAATAGGTGGAGAAATAAGAACCACCAACCAAGATTTTTATGTGGAAGAAATCCCACTAAACTTGCCCAGTGGTGAAGGGCCAAACACATGGTTATGGCTTGAAAAAGAAGGTCGAAACACTTTAGATGTGGTTTTAGACATTGCTCGAGAGCTTGGCATTAATCGAAAGCAGATGGGATTTGCTGGTATGAAGGATAAAGCAGCGGTAACTCGTCAATGGATATGTGTGAGTAATAAAACCCCTGAAGAACTGAAAGAACTGGAGGGTAAGCTGCATCATGTTAAGATCTTGGATGTAGTCCCTAATCAGAAAAAATTGCGCATCGGACAACTGGTGGGGAATAAATTTCGTTTGATGGTTAAGGATGTGGAAGATCCAGATTCAGCAGCCCAAAGGGCCAGAGGAATACTTGAAAAACTGAAAGAAAGGGGAGTACCTAATTACTATGGATATCAGCGGTTTGGCAAGAACCGGTCCAACACTCATCTTGTGGGCAAAGCCCTGATCAAGTGGGGGGTGAAAGCAGCAGTGGATCGTTATATCGGCCATCCATACGATACTGAACCACAGCATATTCAGGAAACCCGCCGATTATATGATGAAGGGGACTTAAAAGAATCTATGGAATCTATGCCCAGTGGAATGCGCTATGAAAAGATGATGATCCGTGCCCTTCTGAAAGATAAGAAAAAGAAGGGAGAATTGGATGAAAATTCTTATATCCTGGCACTTAAAAGCCTTCCCAAACCATTAAGCCGGATGTTTGTCCATGCATACCAATCATTCCTGTTCAACCGCGCAGTAAGCGAACGCACTAAGCTGGGGATAGATCATTATGTGGAAGGTGACATTTTAATTGACAATGAGGAACACCTTATCCATGAATTTGACCCAGACAAAATAAATCAGAGGATAAAGGAATTCCAGGCCCATCCTTCCAGTCCACTTTTTGGGAGTAAAGTACCCCTTGCCGGTGGAAAATTGGGCAAAATGGAACAAAAAATATTGGATGAAGAACAACTTAAACTGGATGATTTCATGGTACCGGCAATGCTTAAACTTGGCAGCCATGGTATACGCCGAGCAGCACGCTTCAAAATATGGGACGTGTCTGCAGAGACAACTGAAGAAGGGGTTTTGGTAGAATTTTCAATTCCCAAGGGTTCCTACGCCACCAGTGTTTTAAGAGAAGTTATGAAGAAGGATGTTTATTGATCAATTTCCAATCATACTATTACTTCTCAACTGCTCTTACCAAACCCAGATATGAGGTTTCATATCATAGGATGGATTACCCCTCATTTTAGAGGGGGCCCCCTCACTTAAACCTTATAAAAAAAATGATTCATATTATTCGGCGTATTTTTCGGGATTTTCATCGAATTCTTTTTTACATCCTGGAGCACAGAAATAGTAAATTTTACCCTGGTATTCGCTTTTAAACTTTGCAGTTTTCTCGTCAACATCCATTTTACATATTGGATCCACAGCCATTCTTCTCACCTCACATCATTTCTCGGACATAGTTTATGATGTTTATCTAAAATCTTGATCTTTTCTTCTTCTCCGTCAAATTTTTCATGAAATTCAACTGGATTTAGCCTTAACTGGAGGTAAATATCCCTTTAAAAGGAGTGAAAGAGTTACAATGGTCACCGAACTTAGAGCCATGGCCAGACCTGCATATTCTGGGCGGAAAGTTATTCCAAATGAGGGGTATAACAGTCCAGCAGCTACTGGTATAAGAATGGCATTGTAAGCGAATGCCCAGAACAAGTTGAGTTTTATTCGGCCCATAACTTTATTTGATAATTGTATTCCTGCAACTGCGTCCACTAAATTGTCTTTGATAAGTACGATCTCTCCACTTTCAATAGCCACATCTGTCCCACTGCCAATGGCTATCCCTACATCAGCTTGGGCCAGTGCCGGAGCATCATTAATTCCATCACCAACAAAAGCCACTATTTCTCCATTATCCTGAAGTCTTTTAACTTCATTGGACTTATCCTCTGGCAAAACTCCTGCCAACACTTTTTCAATACCGATCTTTTTGGCAATAACCTCAGCAGTCTTTTGGTTGTCTCCAGTTATCATGGCCACCATTAGGCCCATCTTTTTAAGTTCAGTTATGGCTTTGGGTGTGTCTTCTTTTAAAGTATCAGCTACTCCAAGAATACCGGATAAAACATTACCAATAGCCACTAAAACTACAGTTTTACCATTTTCTTCGATTTTTGAGATTTTTTCTCTATCATCATCGGTTATGTGGATTTTATTTTCTTCAAGGAGTTTACTGTTTCCTATTAAAACCGTTTTATCATTTAGGATTGCTGAAACTCCTTTTCCTCCGAAAGTATTGAATTTTTCTGTATCGAATAATTCAATATCGTTATCATGGGCTTTGGTCACTATAGCCTCTCCCAGGGGGTGTTGTGAATTCCTCTCCACACTGGCAGCGATCTGTAACAGGCCTCTATCGTCAGTATTGATTCCATTAATATCGGTAACTTCAGGTTTTCCTTTGGTAAGTGTTCCAGTCTTGTCAAAAGTAATGGTGGTCAATTTTCCAGATGTTTCCAAGGCTTCACCATCTTTAACCAGTATTCCCAGTTCAGCACCACGCCCAATCCCCACAGTCACCGCGGTAGGTGTTGCCAGACCCAGAGCACAGGGACAGGCCACCACCAGGATAGATATCAGAACGGTGAGTCCAAAAAGAAGAGTACTTCCCAAAAGCAGGTACCAAACTACAAAGGCTACTATGGCTATGGTGAGAACTGAGGGGATGAAATAGGTAACTGCCTGGTCAGCTATCCTCTGCACTGGTGGTTTGGACCCCTGAGCAGATTCTACCAACTTTATTATCTGGGCCAGGGCCATATCTTTACCAATCTTTTCAGCCAGAAATTGCAAAACTCCATTCTGGTTAATGGTCCCTCCAACTACTGGGGAACCATCCTGTTTCAGGACTGGAATGGGTTCTCCGGTGATCATGGATTCATCCACATAACTTTCACCTGAAACCACTTTACCATCCACTGGTATTTTTTCACCAGGTTTAACCAGTATTTTATCTCCAACCATCACATCTTCTATGGGTACCTGGGTTTCAAAACCTTCCTCATCGATGATGGTAGCTGTTTTAGCTTGCAAACCAATTAATTTCTTTATAGCAGTTCCTGTACGTCCTTTAGCACGTGCTTCAAGCCAACGACCCAGCATTAAAAAACCAGCCAGCATCAGAGCAGTTTCATAGAACATGAAATCAGGAGTGAGCACAATGTTAAATGTACCCAGCAGGCTGGAGCCATAAGCAACTCCAATACCCATGGCGTACATAACATCCATATTCAGAGCCTTATTCTCCAGAGAATGGTAAGCAGCGGTGAATATGGGATAACTCACATAAATAAAGGGAATAATAGTAACCAGAAACATGAAATAGGTCATGGGAATGGGCAACATAACTCCCGAGTACATCAACACCATTAAAGGAATTGAAAAGGCAAAAGCCACTATTAAACGGTTCCTTTTATCATTAAGATCCCTTTCCCTGGCTTTTTCCTCCTCACTTTCATCTAATTCTCCCTCCAAACCCAGATATTCATATCCCAAATCTTCGATTGCATTTTTCATATCATTTACACTGGTCATCTGGGGATTGTAGGTTACATAGGCCTTTTCCGATGCCAGGTTAACATTGGCCTGGTTCACCCCATCAATTTTGTTTAGAACATCTTCTATAGCCTTAACACACATGGCACAAGTCATTCCCCCTACCCTGATGGTGGCTTTTTCATTCACCACTGCATAGCCAGTGTCTTCCACT
Encoded proteins:
- the truD gene encoding tRNA pseudouridine(13) synthase TruD — protein: MLNAETYLTPQKGIGGEIRTTNQDFYVEEIPLNLPSGEGPNTWLWLEKEGRNTLDVVLDIARELGINRKQMGFAGMKDKAAVTRQWICVSNKTPEELKELEGKLHHVKILDVVPNQKKLRIGQLVGNKFRLMVKDVEDPDSAAQRARGILEKLKERGVPNYYGYQRFGKNRSNTHLVGKALIKWGVKAAVDRYIGHPYDTEPQHIQETRRLYDEGDLKESMESMPSGMRYEKMMIRALLKDKKKKGELDENSYILALKSLPKPLSRMFVHAYQSFLFNRAVSERTKLGIDHYVEGDILIDNEEHLIHEFDPDKINQRIKEFQAHPSSPLFGSKVPLAGGKLGKMEQKILDEEQLKLDDFMVPAMLKLGSHGIRRAARFKIWDVSAETTEEGVLVEFSIPKGSYATSVLREVMKKDVY
- a CDS encoding heavy metal translocating P-type ATPase; this translates as MADNSKKKAEIKISGMHCASCALNIEKSLQDMEGVEDAQVNFGTEKATVNYDPDKLQLQELEKKVEDTGYAVVNEKATIRVGGMTCAMCVKAIEDVLNKIDGVNQANVNLASEKAYVTYNPQMTSVNDMKNAIEDLGYEYLGLEGELDESEEEKARERDLNDKRNRLIVAFAFSIPLMVLMYSGVMLPIPMTYFMFLVTIIPFIYVSYPIFTAAYHSLENKALNMDVMYAMGIGVAYGSSLLGTFNIVLTPDFMFYETALMLAGFLMLGRWLEARAKGRTGTAIKKLIGLQAKTATIIDEEGFETQVPIEDVMVGDKILVKPGEKIPVDGKVVSGESYVDESMITGEPIPVLKQDGSPVVGGTINQNGVLQFLAEKIGKDMALAQIIKLVESAQGSKPPVQRIADQAVTYFIPSVLTIAIVAFVVWYLLLGSTLLFGLTVLISILVVACPCALGLATPTAVTVGIGRGAELGILVKDGEALETSGKLTTITFDKTGTLTKGKPEVTDINGINTDDRGLLQIAASVERNSQHPLGEAIVTKAHDNDIELFDTEKFNTFGGKGVSAILNDKTVLIGNSKLLEENKIHITDDDREKISKIEENGKTVVLVAIGNVLSGILGVADTLKEDTPKAITELKKMGLMVAMITGDNQKTAEVIAKKIGIEKVLAGVLPEDKSNEVKRLQDNGEIVAFVGDGINDAPALAQADVGIAIGSGTDVAIESGEIVLIKDNLVDAVAGIQLSNKVMGRIKLNLFWAFAYNAILIPVAAGLLYPSFGITFRPEYAGLAMALSSVTIVTLSLLLKGYLPPVKAKSS
- a CDS encoding YHS domain-containing protein, whose product is MAVDPICKMDVDEKTAKFKSEYQGKIYYFCAPGCKKEFDENPEKYAE
- the ftsA gene encoding coenzyme F390 synthetase — protein: MAYFREKIETMPRNELDAVLDERVRYTVAYAAENSIFYRKWFQKNNINPADIREHEDLRELPIISGKTVRKHQPLETDDFEFRSVDWDEVYTIHETSGTSGTPKSFFLTGEDWDRYSEKYARSFVSQNFGPGDKVVVCASYGMNVGASTMTLAAQKMGMTIIPEGKCTFPVRIMKNYQPTGIVGSVFKLIRLARRMEKEGMNPQESSIKRLVAGGESFAEESRAYVEKLWDVPVYNTYGSTEGTMCGECHEKVGLHVPEDMVHLDVYNPQMEDFIADGECGRMVLTTLLSPGDKTGTLLLNYDTEDTTVVVSRDKCPCGRTHMRILNPEREAETAWVMGAPFNRVDIERGVFQTGNMDYLTGEYEAFLYGDEEEVTLRVSMECHDVKNCPQELVQENFLKTFLQYKIALSEAYHDGSFNILFNFTGPGGLEFYKIRGRPKRLVDRR
- a CDS encoding zinc ribbon domain-containing protein → MICPKCRHENPNDAVICEFCGEPLKFQMPSDSKKDDKGGFTVKNLKILGVGILILFIVTVAILWPGTHSSISDNDSYLSGHASWQQIAIYNGNSDDLMSFQIEGSKVKVYITAQPLKQDTSLKCEIYGVSGIISSDDLAWKGADTSLKAMSLQSNVQPGSYSVNIDVPDTPANQVNWTVQVFDYY
- a CDS encoding helix-turn-helix domain-containing protein, whose translation is MVEIMPKHIASGLKYLAAVKLREKGYFQKDIANKLGMDRSTVSHYLNGRNLSWNSIEVAESITNCCNRDFLHVTYSLTGDLENTRTIVDILIEEEFKANVKDSCIGCGVCADVCLMNNISIVDLKCHINSAGCCGCLDCQMNCPTHSIQILEVQSPNK